The Saxibacter everestensis genome has a window encoding:
- a CDS encoding ROK family transcriptional regulator, with amino-acid sequence MTEKRTTLDRRAGTASKSVSARVLALVASGRANSRAELCSVLGMAPSSISMAVAGLVRSGALTEAGEGDSTGGRRPRILSLGGQSNYVACADLGGHHLRVGIMSADGKLEASKTLPFDIGSGPEACLATLGIAFDQLITDRPGRTLMGLGISLPGPVNVEGGFVDSPSRMPGWHRFPFRDALAERFETTTVVENDANAMAVGEYSAQPNKHRQMIVVKAGTAIGSGLIIDGQIYQGANGAAGDITHARTPAAGSYPCSCGNRGCLETIASGAAVARMLGERGTTINDSSDIVALVEDAHPEATALVRDSGRHLGSVMSAIVNFFNPSAVLLGGTFSTLEPFVASFRSQLYEGCHPLVTKHLVIGTSLLGADSGLAGAGRLALHAAFDTYSH; translated from the coding sequence AACGACGCTTGATCGCCGTGCTGGGACAGCGTCGAAAAGCGTCAGCGCCAGGGTGCTGGCTCTCGTGGCATCCGGGCGGGCAAATTCCCGCGCCGAACTGTGCTCGGTTCTCGGGATGGCGCCCTCGTCAATCTCGATGGCAGTGGCCGGCCTCGTCCGTTCAGGTGCTCTGACAGAAGCGGGTGAAGGTGATTCAACTGGCGGACGCCGCCCTCGGATACTGTCCCTTGGCGGACAGTCGAACTACGTGGCATGCGCCGACCTGGGCGGGCATCACCTGCGAGTCGGCATAATGTCCGCCGACGGGAAACTGGAAGCGTCAAAGACCCTGCCCTTTGACATCGGGTCGGGTCCTGAAGCCTGTCTTGCCACATTAGGCATTGCCTTTGACCAGCTGATCACAGATCGCCCGGGGCGCACGTTGATGGGTCTCGGCATTTCTCTGCCGGGCCCAGTCAATGTCGAGGGCGGCTTCGTCGACTCTCCCTCGCGGATGCCGGGCTGGCACAGGTTCCCGTTTCGCGATGCACTCGCGGAGCGGTTCGAGACGACGACGGTTGTCGAAAACGATGCGAACGCTATGGCCGTTGGGGAGTACTCCGCGCAGCCGAACAAGCACCGCCAGATGATTGTGGTCAAGGCCGGAACTGCTATTGGTTCGGGCCTGATTATCGATGGCCAGATCTATCAGGGCGCGAACGGAGCAGCGGGCGACATTACTCACGCCCGGACTCCGGCCGCGGGCAGCTACCCGTGTTCCTGCGGTAACCGTGGCTGCCTGGAAACTATTGCGTCAGGAGCCGCCGTCGCGCGGATGCTGGGCGAGCGCGGCACCACCATCAACGATTCAAGCGACATAGTCGCCCTGGTTGAGGACGCGCATCCCGAGGCGACCGCACTTGTCCGAGACTCCGGACGGCACCTGGGCTCGGTCATGTCAGCGATCGTCAACTTCTTCAACCCGTCGGCGGTGCTTCTCGGCGGCACTTTCTCCACCCTCGAGCCTTTCGTTGCATCGTTCAGGAGCCAGCTCTACGAGGGGTGTCATCCCCTGGTGACCAAGCACCTCGTGATCGGGACTTCGCTTCTCGGAGCAGACTCCGGACTTGCCGGTGCGGGCCGGCTCGCACTCCACGCCGCGTTTGACACTTATTCGCACTAG
- a CDS encoding M81 family metallopeptidase gives MSLTLPRIAIAGLSLEASTFSPARTTTAMLSPKRGAEILDGRPFWQPGGALHDAAEWVPILQGRGIPGGPVPREDYEDLKSEILGGLKDAGRLDGLVFDIHGAMSVIGMDDAEGDLAVAIRDVVGPDVIISTGMDLHGNVSWRLAHALDLLTCYRMAPHEDALETKERAVRNLLDRLALPAKERRPRKAWIPIPILLPGEKTSTRIEPARSLYDMVPRTEALPGVLDAAIWIGYAWADEPRNCAVVMVTGDDAGLISAEAEKIAQAVWERHEDFSFVAPAGSLDLCLETALRSDKRPYFISDSGDNPTAGGAGDVTWTLRELLMHDDLVSGAVTAIYASIPDPHAVEQCVEAGIGGSVSLSVGAIVDAGPAGPAMLTGIVEHIRHGDEHAGTEVVVRVGGLSVIITGSRKPYHLERDFSQLGLDPRSADIVIVKIGYLEPELFDMAADWMLALTPGGVDQDLLRLGHHRISRPMYPFDVDFDAPDLSARIVPAADEDI, from the coding sequence GTGTCGCTTACACTTCCGCGAATCGCAATAGCCGGCCTGAGTCTTGAGGCCAGCACCTTCTCACCAGCACGGACGACGACGGCGATGTTGTCGCCCAAACGCGGCGCCGAGATTCTCGACGGACGGCCGTTCTGGCAGCCCGGCGGGGCATTGCACGATGCTGCGGAATGGGTCCCGATCCTGCAAGGCCGGGGAATCCCCGGAGGTCCGGTGCCGCGCGAGGACTACGAAGACCTCAAGTCGGAGATCCTCGGCGGGCTGAAGGACGCCGGGAGGCTCGATGGATTGGTCTTCGACATTCACGGCGCGATGAGCGTCATCGGCATGGATGACGCCGAGGGCGATCTTGCGGTGGCCATTCGAGATGTGGTCGGTCCCGACGTAATCATCAGCACCGGCATGGACCTGCACGGTAACGTCAGCTGGCGTCTGGCGCACGCCCTCGACCTGTTGACGTGCTACCGGATGGCGCCGCACGAAGATGCGCTGGAAACCAAGGAACGCGCCGTGCGCAATCTGCTCGACCGTCTCGCACTACCCGCGAAGGAACGCCGTCCGCGCAAGGCGTGGATACCGATCCCCATCCTCCTGCCCGGCGAAAAGACGAGTACCCGGATCGAGCCGGCGCGAAGTCTGTACGACATGGTGCCCAGAACAGAGGCGCTGCCAGGCGTGCTGGACGCGGCGATCTGGATCGGCTACGCCTGGGCCGATGAACCCCGGAACTGCGCGGTCGTCATGGTGACCGGCGACGATGCCGGGCTGATCAGCGCGGAAGCCGAGAAGATCGCACAGGCCGTCTGGGAGCGACATGAAGACTTCTCGTTCGTTGCGCCGGCCGGCTCTCTCGATCTGTGCCTTGAAACCGCGCTGCGCAGCGACAAGCGCCCGTACTTCATCAGCGATTCGGGCGATAACCCGACTGCCGGAGGCGCCGGTGACGTCACCTGGACGCTTCGCGAATTGCTGATGCATGACGACCTGGTCAGTGGTGCTGTCACTGCCATTTATGCCTCGATTCCGGATCCGCACGCCGTCGAGCAATGTGTGGAAGCCGGCATTGGCGGATCCGTTTCACTGAGCGTTGGGGCGATTGTCGACGCCGGGCCGGCGGGCCCGGCGATGCTGACTGGAATCGTCGAGCACATTCGTCACGGAGACGAGCACGCCGGTACCGAGGTGGTCGTCCGAGTCGGCGGTCTGAGCGTGATCATCACCGGCAGCCGAAAGCCGTACCACCTGGAGCGTGATTTCTCCCAGCTGGGCCTCGATCCTCGTTCCGCCGATATCGTCATCGTGAAGATCGGCTACCTGGAACCCGAGCTATTCGACATGGCGGCCGACTGGATGCTGGCACTGACTCCCGGCGGAGTTGACCAGGACCTGCTTCGGCTGGGCCACCACCGCATCAGCAGGCCGATGTACCCGTTCGACGTTGATTTCGACGCCCCCGATCTGTCGGCCCGAATCGTGCCGGCCGCGGATGAGGACATTTGA
- a CDS encoding copper homeostasis protein CutC, with product MRQPDLEIAVNSAAGALTACTAGADRAELCTAMELGGLTPSEGQSEAVLNAVEGRLFGIHALIRPRPGDFVYDDAEAAIALREVAALVRQGVHGVVIGALREDGTADLTLTRALADAAKAINPDVEVTFHRAIDHSADPVGCLRSLAGIGVDRVLTSGQARRAVEGLEVLRALVDVAAGEIQIMAGGGVHPDDIAVLRESGLGAVHLSAKQIFSRGNSRISLGSNDGADPDAYFVTNPDIVLAAARAIAAPVVQ from the coding sequence ATGCGGCAGCCCGACCTGGAGATTGCGGTCAACAGCGCCGCCGGCGCACTCACCGCCTGCACCGCCGGCGCTGACCGTGCGGAACTCTGCACGGCTATGGAACTTGGCGGGCTCACACCGTCCGAGGGCCAGAGCGAGGCTGTGCTCAACGCTGTCGAAGGACGGCTTTTCGGCATTCACGCCCTGATACGACCGCGCCCCGGTGATTTCGTCTATGACGACGCGGAGGCTGCGATCGCTCTCCGCGAGGTAGCCGCGCTCGTTCGGCAGGGCGTGCATGGCGTTGTGATCGGCGCGCTACGCGAAGACGGCACGGCGGATCTCACCCTGACCAGGGCTTTGGCCGACGCGGCGAAGGCGATAAACCCGGATGTCGAGGTTACATTTCACCGCGCCATCGATCACTCCGCGGACCCGGTGGGCTGCCTCAGGTCCCTGGCCGGAATCGGCGTGGATCGGGTGCTGACCTCCGGGCAGGCTCGACGTGCCGTGGAGGGGCTCGAGGTGCTGCGCGCACTCGTTGACGTCGCCGCCGGAGAGATTCAGATAATGGCCGGAGGCGGGGTACACCCCGATGACATAGCCGTCCTTCGAGAATCCGGACTCGGCGCTGTTCACCTCTCGGCCAAGCAGATCTTCAGCCGTGGGAATAGCCGGATTTCGCTCGGTTCAAACGATGGAGCGGATCCGGACGCATACTTCGTGACGAACCCGGACATCGTGCTGGCAGCGGCTCGCGCAATTGCGGCCCCCGTCGTGCAGTGA
- a CDS encoding TetR/AcrR family transcriptional regulator C-terminal domain-containing protein, with product MTTKEVGRRRAGRPKTSLLSRELIISTAFEVLQATGADGFTMTRLAEALGVQTPALYNHVANKNAVLNGMRGRISRRMEPDVFARLPWDEAMIAWARSYRSAFAAHPEIIALLAMLPIDGERNVVENYEAVSSALVRGGWPETEIVSTIVATESFIIGSALDALAPVGNMDPKPHTDLAPTLDRGLRERKAQADGAGVSEAALTFEIGLEVLIDGLRARLKRLTA from the coding sequence GTGACGACCAAAGAAGTCGGTCGAAGGAGGGCTGGCCGGCCGAAAACCTCGCTGCTCAGCCGGGAACTGATCATCTCCACCGCCTTTGAGGTGCTGCAGGCGACCGGTGCCGACGGCTTCACGATGACCCGGCTGGCAGAAGCGCTGGGCGTGCAGACGCCTGCGCTGTACAACCATGTGGCGAACAAGAATGCGGTGCTGAACGGGATGCGCGGTCGGATTTCTCGGCGGATGGAGCCGGACGTTTTTGCTCGGTTGCCCTGGGATGAGGCAATGATTGCCTGGGCGAGGTCGTACCGATCGGCATTCGCCGCCCATCCGGAAATCATCGCCTTGCTGGCTATGCTGCCAATCGACGGTGAGCGGAATGTGGTTGAGAACTACGAGGCGGTCAGCAGTGCGCTGGTGCGGGGTGGATGGCCGGAAACAGAGATCGTCTCGACAATCGTCGCGACGGAATCCTTCATTATCGGGTCAGCGTTGGATGCGCTGGCCCCAGTTGGCAACATGGACCCGAAACCGCACACAGACCTGGCCCCGACACTCGACCGGGGGCTGCGGGAGCGGAAGGCCCAGGCGGACGGCGCAGGGGTGAGCGAGGCCGCCCTCACATTTGAGATCGGGCTTGAGGTTCTGATTGACGGTCTGCGAGCTCGGCTGAAGCGGCTCACTGCCTGA
- a CDS encoding APC family permease — MTANAVPPRTASERPRLRRSLGLTGLTIFGLTYLGLGAVFTVYGPGVEITDGHLPAAYILATATMLFTAYSYGRMAVKFPVAGSAYTYSQQSFGGNIGFLTGWTLMLDYLFLPMINFLLIGIYLNAQFPAIPQFVFTLAGLLIVLGLNIVGIKIVAKLNFLAVGLGVLITVLFVVFSIRFASSADAQVSLLTPLVPGEGGIGPIFAGAAVLALAFLGFDAVSTLSEEARRPKKDIPRAIMLTTLIGGGTFFVVALAGSLVYPDWRQITNLDAAGLEMMQRVGGSALQALFVVVYIVGTILCGAASQVSVSRILYSMGRDGILPRPFGYLHPRFRTPVFAAIVVSAFSLVALFISLDAAVTIINFGALAAFSMVNLSVIKSYLFDQRRRSPLDLFRYGLLPAVGFALTLWLWTSLTGFTFVVGLCWMLVGAVILAVRTRFFRRKPPMMDFSEREELEVS; from the coding sequence ATGACCGCCAACGCTGTCCCGCCTCGTACCGCATCGGAGCGGCCACGACTGCGACGCTCTCTTGGCCTCACCGGGCTGACCATCTTCGGCCTCACCTACCTTGGCCTCGGCGCGGTCTTCACCGTGTATGGGCCCGGCGTAGAGATCACCGACGGCCACCTCCCGGCCGCGTACATCCTTGCGACTGCCACAATGCTGTTCACCGCCTACTCCTACGGCCGGATGGCGGTGAAATTCCCTGTCGCAGGATCGGCCTACACCTACTCCCAGCAGTCCTTCGGCGGAAACATCGGGTTCCTGACCGGCTGGACGCTCATGCTCGACTACCTCTTCCTGCCGATGATCAACTTCCTGCTGATCGGCATCTACCTCAACGCCCAGTTCCCCGCGATTCCACAGTTCGTGTTTACCCTGGCCGGGCTACTCATCGTGCTCGGACTCAACATTGTCGGCATCAAGATCGTCGCCAAGCTGAACTTCCTCGCCGTCGGACTTGGGGTGCTGATCACCGTACTCTTCGTGGTTTTCTCCATTCGGTTCGCCTCCTCCGCCGACGCCCAAGTCTCCCTTCTGACCCCGCTGGTTCCCGGCGAGGGCGGTATCGGCCCGATTTTTGCCGGGGCGGCGGTGCTCGCACTGGCCTTCCTCGGCTTCGACGCGGTGTCCACCCTGTCCGAAGAGGCACGACGGCCGAAAAAGGACATTCCCCGGGCGATCATGCTCACCACGCTGATCGGTGGCGGCACGTTCTTCGTGGTGGCTCTGGCCGGCTCGCTGGTCTATCCGGATTGGCGGCAGATCACCAATCTCGACGCCGCCGGCCTCGAGATGATGCAACGAGTGGGCGGTTCCGCCCTGCAGGCCCTGTTCGTGGTGGTCTACATCGTCGGGACAATACTTTGCGGCGCAGCCTCCCAGGTCAGTGTCTCCCGGATTCTCTATTCGATGGGCCGCGACGGGATTCTGCCGAGGCCGTTCGGTTACCTGCACCCGCGTTTTCGCACCCCGGTTTTCGCAGCCATCGTCGTCTCGGCGTTCTCGCTCGTAGCGCTCTTCATCAGCCTGGACGCGGCCGTGACGATCATCAACTTCGGCGCGCTTGCCGCTTTCTCGATGGTGAACCTCTCCGTGATCAAGAGTTATCTGTTCGACCAGCGACGCCGGTCGCCGCTCGATCTGTTCCGCTACGGCCTGCTGCCGGCGGTCGGCTTCGCGCTGACCCTGTGGCTGTGGACGTCGCTGACCGGCTTCACCTTCGTCGTCGGGCTCTGCTGGATGCTCGTCGGAGCCGTCATTCTGGCGGTCCGCACCAGGTTCTTCCGCCGCAAGCCGCCGATGATGGACTTCTCCGAGCGCGAAGAGCTCGAAGTCTCCTGA
- a CDS encoding amidohydrolase: MPQQSTTASKIIVNAKVRTLDPRNPVASSLAISGDTIIAVGNERDVAEYRGAGTELIDVGGHAVTPGLIDGHIHPFMGAKSTEGIDFAGVTTMEAFLALLRAEADRILTQEPGAWLRGWNLDYDVFGRQPITAALIEDAVRGSPTFIFVFDMHTALATPAAMRAAGITGSVTFGDASQIVVDQDGVPTGELREASAYDAVLAGAPAMSRAEVVRRSQDVLRRLNASGITGGAVMDGAGSSLDMLDELAATGDGLPVRLVHALGHAPERDAAGIAEFISMRDRRGERWRGGLIKMFADGVIDSGTGWLYEPDALGGGLDSFWPNPADYADVVRQYSEAGFQIATHAIGDRAIGAAIDAYVAAGVTSRGGAPHRIEHLECLADKDLARLAEHGITASMQPLHLQWRKADGSDAWAARMGPERTSRAWRTRDVHDAGVPLALGSDWPVAQLDARLGMAWARLRRTPGNPDAPVFEPVQVLNPLEALAGFTTGSARAQGDQDTLGRIAVGYKADLAVWAEDPVLVGSDALVDLPVSLTLVGGAVTYRAEE, from the coding sequence GTGCCCCAACAGAGCACAACCGCCAGCAAGATCATCGTCAATGCGAAGGTCCGCACCCTCGATCCACGCAATCCGGTTGCGAGCTCGCTCGCGATCAGCGGCGACACCATAATCGCCGTCGGAAATGAGCGCGACGTCGCGGAGTATCGTGGTGCCGGCACGGAGCTGATCGATGTCGGCGGGCACGCAGTGACACCTGGGCTTATCGACGGTCATATCCACCCGTTCATGGGGGCGAAATCCACTGAAGGCATCGACTTCGCCGGCGTGACCACGATGGAGGCATTCCTCGCCCTGCTGCGCGCGGAGGCCGACCGGATCCTCACGCAGGAGCCCGGCGCCTGGCTGCGCGGCTGGAATCTCGACTATGACGTCTTCGGCCGCCAGCCCATTACGGCAGCACTGATTGAGGATGCCGTCCGGGGCTCGCCGACCTTCATCTTCGTTTTCGACATGCACACCGCACTGGCCACGCCTGCAGCGATGCGCGCGGCCGGCATAACCGGATCCGTTACGTTCGGCGACGCCTCGCAGATCGTGGTGGACCAGGACGGCGTTCCGACCGGCGAGCTGCGGGAAGCCTCGGCGTACGACGCTGTGCTCGCAGGTGCGCCGGCGATGTCCCGTGCCGAAGTCGTCCGCCGCAGCCAGGACGTGCTGCGTCGGCTCAACGCCTCGGGGATCACCGGCGGTGCTGTGATGGACGGCGCCGGCTCCAGCTTGGATATGCTCGATGAGCTGGCCGCCACCGGCGACGGCCTGCCGGTCCGCCTGGTCCACGCACTAGGTCATGCACCGGAGCGCGATGCGGCCGGCATCGCGGAGTTCATCTCGATGCGGGACCGCCGCGGCGAGCGCTGGCGTGGCGGCCTGATCAAGATGTTCGCCGACGGGGTGATTGATTCCGGCACCGGTTGGCTCTACGAACCCGACGCCCTCGGCGGCGGCCTGGATTCGTTCTGGCCGAACCCGGCCGACTACGCAGACGTGGTTCGGCAATACAGTGAGGCCGGCTTCCAGATCGCCACCCACGCCATCGGCGACCGGGCGATCGGCGCCGCGATCGATGCCTATGTTGCCGCCGGTGTCACCTCGCGCGGCGGAGCGCCACATCGGATCGAGCACCTCGAGTGCCTGGCAGACAAAGACCTGGCCCGGCTGGCCGAGCACGGGATCACCGCTTCGATGCAGCCTTTGCACCTGCAGTGGCGCAAGGCAGACGGGTCCGATGCCTGGGCAGCCCGGATGGGTCCCGAGCGGACCAGCCGCGCCTGGCGCACCCGTGACGTTCACGACGCCGGGGTGCCACTGGCGCTAGGCTCCGACTGGCCGGTGGCCCAGCTGGACGCCCGGCTCGGGATGGCGTGGGCACGGCTGCGCCGGACACCAGGAAACCCTGATGCACCGGTCTTCGAGCCAGTTCAGGTACTGAACCCGCTGGAAGCCCTGGCCGGATTTACCACCGGCTCGGCTCGGGCGCAGGGTGACCAGGACACGCTTGGCCGGATAGCGGTCGGCTACAAGGCCGACCTCGCCGTCTGGGCAGAGGATCCGGTGCTGGTGGGTTCGGATGCCCTCGTCGACCTGCCGGTCAGCCTCACACTGGTCGGCGGCGCTGTCACCTACCGGGCCGAGGAATAG
- a CDS encoding NAD(P)/FAD-dependent oxidoreductase, whose translation MRNGFGSFWLDSTVDKGTPRPRLEDDVHADYVIVGAGYTGLWTAYWLARESPGARIVILEQDRVGYGASGRNGGWITGKTVGLRKNLVKSARGREAVLEMEKYCHKAVFEIADLFETNGIDIGAARSGWMQIARTESELARLRHHVEDDYSWGLVDDDIRLLGGKETRDRINVPGAVGAIYSPYSVRMNPAKLAYGLAKLCTDLGVTIYENSRVESLHDGTATTSRGSASGEMVVLATEGYTSQLPGMKRDLLPMISSMVVTAPLSDEEWSKIGWENSECMSGAQHMYFYSQRTADGRIALGGRGMPYRFGSRLDENGRLDRRTQRQLTSTLRGLFPQVALEFEHSWCGVLGVTRDWSPFLDVQRVQKLTRVGGYAGQGVTSAYVAGRSVTDLLLDRDTELTRSSWVRPLPGKWEPEPVRWIGSNAMYGMYRVADRIERRRGGPETSIVGTVANKLAGR comes from the coding sequence ATGCGTAATGGATTTGGATCGTTCTGGCTCGATAGCACTGTCGACAAGGGAACGCCCCGACCGCGGCTGGAGGATGACGTCCATGCGGATTACGTCATCGTGGGTGCCGGGTATACCGGCCTCTGGACCGCGTACTGGCTGGCCAGGGAATCGCCTGGCGCGCGGATCGTCATCCTGGAGCAGGACCGGGTGGGTTACGGGGCGTCGGGCCGGAATGGCGGCTGGATCACCGGCAAAACAGTGGGACTGCGCAAGAACCTGGTGAAGAGCGCCCGCGGTCGTGAGGCCGTGCTCGAGATGGAGAAGTACTGCCACAAGGCCGTGTTCGAGATCGCGGACCTCTTCGAGACCAACGGCATCGACATCGGCGCAGCCCGTAGCGGTTGGATGCAGATCGCCCGGACCGAAAGCGAACTGGCCCGGCTGCGACATCACGTCGAGGATGACTATTCCTGGGGCCTTGTCGATGACGACATTCGCCTGCTCGGCGGGAAGGAGACCAGGGACCGGATCAACGTCCCAGGCGCGGTTGGCGCCATCTACAGCCCCTACTCGGTGCGAATGAATCCGGCGAAATTGGCCTACGGACTGGCGAAGCTGTGCACGGATCTTGGCGTGACGATCTACGAGAACTCCCGGGTTGAATCGCTGCACGACGGTACCGCGACGACTTCCCGTGGCTCGGCGTCGGGAGAAATGGTCGTGCTTGCCACCGAGGGCTACACCTCGCAGCTGCCGGGTATGAAGCGGGACCTGCTTCCGATGATCTCGTCGATGGTGGTGACCGCGCCGCTGAGCGACGAGGAGTGGTCGAAGATCGGCTGGGAGAACTCGGAGTGTATGAGCGGCGCTCAGCACATGTACTTTTACTCGCAACGTACCGCCGACGGGCGGATCGCGCTAGGCGGTCGCGGTATGCCCTACCGGTTTGGCTCCCGGCTGGACGAGAACGGCCGGCTGGATCGCAGGACCCAGCGTCAGCTCACCAGCACCCTGCGCGGCCTCTTCCCCCAGGTGGCCCTGGAGTTCGAACACTCTTGGTGCGGCGTGCTCGGCGTGACCCGGGACTGGTCCCCATTCCTTGACGTGCAGCGGGTGCAAAAGCTCACCAGGGTGGGCGGATACGCGGGCCAGGGCGTCACGTCGGCATATGTTGCCGGCCGCTCAGTGACCGATCTGCTGCTCGATCGCGATACCGAGCTGACCCGATCGTCATGGGTGCGTCCGCTGCCAGGAAAGTGGGAGCCCGAGCCGGTCCGATGGATCGGGTCCAATGCGATGTACGGGATGTACCGGGTCGCTGACCGGATCGAACGCCGGCGCGGTGGCCCGGAAACCTCGATCGTTGGCACGGTGGCGAACAAGCTGGCCGGCCGCTGA
- a CDS encoding ABC transporter ATP-binding protein, translated as MSEAIKDEALATGAAPSASQGAALTLDNVSKNFGTFAAVKGVSIDVRPGEFVTFLGPSGSGKTTSLNMIAGFETPSAGDIRLDDRSLVTLPISRRNIGMVFQGYALFPHMSVEDNIGYPLKQRKVGRAERQRRVTEVLDKVNLEEFRKRMPAQLSGGQRQRVALARAIAYQPPLLLMDEPLSALDKGLRERLQHEIRSIHQDLGTTVVYVTHDQDEALALSDRIVVFNEGRTEQTGTPAELYAHPDNLFVAKFLGESLLLEGEVARDGGGSTVFRTAAFQIPVENPRALDGRVRLMVRPEKIGMADADGGADGVPSGHARVPARVESSTYLGHTSRYAVTVGDAGGGIVRIANDDPTGDAAGRNVSLTWAVTDAILLPDTPESSQQPGE; from the coding sequence ATGTCTGAGGCGATCAAGGACGAGGCCCTAGCGACTGGTGCCGCCCCGTCGGCGAGCCAGGGCGCGGCGCTGACACTGGACAATGTCAGCAAGAACTTCGGCACCTTCGCCGCGGTGAAGGGCGTTTCGATAGATGTCCGGCCGGGGGAGTTCGTCACGTTCCTCGGTCCGAGCGGCTCGGGAAAGACCACGAGCCTCAACATGATTGCCGGGTTCGAGACGCCGAGTGCCGGCGATATCCGGTTGGACGATCGGTCGCTGGTCACGCTGCCGATCAGTCGCCGAAATATCGGCATGGTCTTTCAGGGCTACGCGCTGTTCCCGCATATGTCCGTCGAGGACAACATCGGCTATCCGCTGAAGCAGCGCAAGGTTGGCCGGGCGGAGCGCCAGCGCCGGGTGACCGAGGTGCTCGACAAGGTGAACCTCGAAGAGTTTCGCAAGCGGATGCCGGCCCAGCTCTCCGGCGGCCAACGGCAGCGGGTGGCCCTTGCCCGCGCCATCGCCTACCAGCCGCCGTTGCTGTTGATGGACGAGCCGCTCAGCGCCCTGGACAAGGGGCTCCGGGAGCGGCTGCAGCACGAGATCCGCTCGATTCATCAGGATCTCGGCACCACTGTCGTCTACGTCACGCACGATCAGGACGAGGCGCTAGCACTCTCCGACCGGATTGTGGTGTTCAACGAGGGCCGGACCGAGCAGACCGGAACACCGGCAGAGCTCTACGCGCATCCGGACAACCTGTTCGTGGCGAAATTCCTCGGTGAGTCCTTGCTGCTCGAAGGGGAGGTGGCCCGGGATGGCGGCGGAAGCACCGTGTTCCGGACGGCTGCCTTCCAGATCCCGGTCGAGAACCCGCGCGCCCTCGATGGACGGGTCCGGCTGATGGTCCGGCCGGAAAAGATCGGTATGGCCGACGCGGACGGCGGCGCGGACGGCGTCCCGTCCGGTCACGCTCGAGTGCCGGCACGAGTTGAAAGCTCGACCTACCTCGGGCATACCAGCCGATACGCCGTCACTGTCGGCGACGCGGGCGGCGGAATCGTTCGTATCGCCAACGATGACCCAACAGGGGATGCCGCAGGCCGCAATGTCTCGCTCACCTGGGCGGTGACGGACGCGATCCTGCTTCCGGATACGCCCGAATCAAGCCAGCAACCCGGAGAGTGA
- a CDS encoding ABC transporter permease — protein MRLSRVVLLLVCGLIALWLVAPTLVVIPLSFTSQQSLAFPPTGLSLRWYENFFASPQWIGGLLNSLQIGLMVAVIATVIGTAAAYGLMKIAGFRKAASNNLLLLPMLVPGVIFAVGVYAIFLRLHLVGTLPGFLLAHTVLAIPFVVVPVTSVLASYDEQLERAAWVCGAGKLKAFLSVTLPVIAPGVTAGFLFAFITSFDEVIVSLFISNPYLQTLPVRMFTSLQREVDPTIAAAATIIMLITTAAAAVGVLARAKRSKTNV, from the coding sequence ATGAGACTCTCCAGAGTTGTCCTTCTGCTGGTCTGCGGACTGATCGCGTTGTGGCTCGTCGCGCCCACCCTGGTGGTGATCCCGCTGAGTTTCACTTCGCAGCAGTCGCTGGCCTTCCCGCCGACCGGCCTCTCGCTGCGCTGGTACGAGAACTTCTTCGCCAGTCCGCAGTGGATCGGAGGCCTGCTCAACTCGCTGCAGATCGGCCTGATGGTCGCCGTGATTGCGACAGTCATCGGCACCGCGGCTGCCTACGGCCTGATGAAGATCGCCGGTTTCAGGAAGGCCGCGAGCAACAACCTGCTGTTGCTGCCGATGCTCGTGCCTGGAGTGATCTTCGCCGTCGGCGTGTATGCGATCTTCCTGCGGCTGCACCTGGTCGGAACGCTGCCGGGTTTCCTGCTGGCGCACACTGTATTGGCGATTCCGTTCGTGGTTGTTCCGGTGACCTCGGTTCTGGCCAGCTACGACGAGCAGCTGGAACGGGCCGCCTGGGTCTGCGGGGCCGGCAAGCTGAAGGCATTCCTGTCCGTTACCCTTCCGGTGATCGCTCCCGGTGTCACAGCCGGTTTCCTGTTCGCGTTCATCACCTCGTTCGATGAGGTGATCGTCTCGCTGTTCATCTCGAATCCCTACCTGCAGACACTTCCGGTCCGAATGTTCACCAGCCTGCAGCGCGAGGTCGACCCGACCATTGCCGCTGCTGCCACCATCATCATGCTGATCACCACGGCGGCCGCGGCTGTTGGTGTGCTCGCACGCGCGAAACGGAGCAAAACGAATGTCTGA